Proteins found in one bacterium genomic segment:
- a CDS encoding DUF116 domain-containing protein translates to MNIIPIYKPQEMKKVKRFFIRGLRFFIQIIFSILIGLGKWMGLSEDKLIQLHIRINNYLVKHEPWPADSNGLLLLSPSCLQNKDCPAKITNDIQECRRCGRCRIKDLVEMSESYQLPLMVVTGGRLAREKVKENNYGGVIAIACERELETGIRDAFPLPVIAIINERPEGPCVNTQVDIEKVKEGIRKCEDCFYF, encoded by the coding sequence ATGAACATCATCCCAATTTATAAGCCCCAAGAAATGAAGAAAGTAAAGAGATTTTTTATTAGAGGCCTTAGATTTTTTATCCAGATAATCTTTTCTATCCTGATTGGATTAGGCAAATGGATGGGCCTTTCAGAAGATAAATTAATACAGCTTCATATCAGGATCAACAATTACTTAGTGAAGCACGAACCCTGGCCGGCAGATTCTAATGGCCTGCTTCTTCTCTCTCCCAGTTGCTTGCAAAATAAAGACTGTCCTGCTAAGATAACTAATGATATTCAGGAATGCCGCCGCTGTGGCCGCTGCAGGATAAAAGACCTGGTGGAGATGTCTGAATCATATCAACTGCCTCTGATGGTTGTCACGGGTGGGAGGCTGGCCAGAGAGAAAGTAAAAGAGAATAATTATGGGGGGGTTATCGCTATTGCCTGCGAGAGGGAATTAGAGACAGGGATCAGAGACGCCTTCCCTCTGCCAGTGATAGCTATCATTAATGAACGCCCTGAAGGGCCTTGTGTTAATACCCAGGTAGATATAGAAAAGGTAAAAGAAGGAATCAGGAAATGCGAAGACTGCTTTTACTTTTAG